The Bacteroidota bacterium region GTACAAGGTGTTTAACCTAAGCCAACTTCAAGAAATTGCTGATAAGCACAACCTTAAGTCTATTGATTTTGACACGCTTAAAAAGCACCGTTTGGTTCAAAAAACTGATTTGGTGAAAGTTTTGGGACGTGGCGAATTGAAAGCTGCTCTTGAGGTAAAAGCACATGCTTTTTCTGATACTGCTAAAAAGGCTATCGAATCTGCCGGAGGAACCGCGCATGAGGTTAAACCTAATGCCGAGAAAAAGGATATTTAATCTGCTGGAGGAACCGAGCATACTGCATAATCGATGAAAAAAATTATAACCAAGCTAAAACAAATCTGGAGCATAGACGACCTGAGGATTCGTATCATAAACACCCTTGGTCTGTTGCTTATATACCGTATAGGTTCATTTATCACCCTACCCGGTATCGACCCTAATGAGTTGGGAAACCTTGCTGAACAAGGGGCAGGCGGTCTTTTTGGCCTATTGAACATGTTCGCAGGTGGCGCGTTTTCACGTGCATCAATATTTGCATTGGGTATTATGCCATATATATCTGCATCTATTATAGTGCAGTTATTAACTGTGGCAGTACCATACTTCCAACGTATGCAAAAAGAGGGCGAAGATGGACGTAATAAAATGAATCAGATAACTCGTTATCTAACCATTATTGTTACAGCCTTGCAATCAATAGCTTACCTAACAAACCTGCAAAGCGAAGTTGGTACAGCTATCTACAATCCCGGTGTTTGGTTTAGTATCACTTCAGTGGTTATAATGATAGCCGGTACCATGTTTGTAATGTGGCTTGGTGAGCGTATTACTGATAAAGGTTTGGGTAATGGTATTTCACTTATCATCATGGTAGGTATTATATCACGCTTCCCCGGTTCTTTGTTCTCAGAAATAGGCTTCAAGTTTGATGGTAAAGGCGGCGGTTTGGTGATTTTCTTGGTAGAGATGTTTGCGCTGATATCTGTGATAGCAATTGTTATCATGTTGGTACAAGGCACACGTAAAATACCTGTAAACTACGCTAAACGTGTACAAGGTAACAGGCAATTCGGCGGTATGCGTCAATACCTTCCAATGAAGGTAAATGCTACCGGTGTAATGCCTATCATCTTCGCACAAGCTCTTATGTTCATCCCTATTACAGTAGCACAATTCCTATCGGATTCTGATGTTGGATATTTCCTACGTGTATTCTCAGACAATACCTCGTTGGCTTATAACTTAACTTTTGCCTTATTGATTATCGTGTTCACTTACTTCTACACAGCTATCACGGTTAACCCCACACAGATTGCTGATGATTTGAAAAAGAACAACGGTTTCATACCCGGTATCAAGCCCGGCAAAAACACATCAGAATACATTGATAACGTAATGTCTCGCATCACACTACCCGGTTCATTATTCTTAGCCTTGGTAGCCATATTCCCTTCAATAGCCATCATTTTGGGTGTAAACAACCAGTTTGCAGACTTCTTTGGAGGTACATCACTACTAATTATGGTAGGTGTTGTTTTGGATACCTTGCAACAAATAGAGAGCCATTTGTTGATGCGTCACTACGACGGATTTGTTAAATCAGGCATTAAAGGCCGTTCGGTTCCACAAACTCCAACAATGTAATTATTTAATATTTGTTAATATAAAGTAA contains the following coding sequences:
- a CDS encoding 50S ribosomal protein L15, with the protein product MRLHTLKPAEGSIKREKRIGRGTGSGRGGTSTRGHKGAQSRSGNSRKKGFEGGQMPLQRRMPKFGFKNPFRVEYKVFNLSQLQEIADKHNLKSIDFDTLKKHRLVQKTDLVKVLGRGELKAALEVKAHAFSDTAKKAIESAGGTAHEVKPNAEKKDI
- the secY gene encoding preprotein translocase subunit SecY; the encoded protein is MKKIITKLKQIWSIDDLRIRIINTLGLLLIYRIGSFITLPGIDPNELGNLAEQGAGGLFGLLNMFAGGAFSRASIFALGIMPYISASIIVQLLTVAVPYFQRMQKEGEDGRNKMNQITRYLTIIVTALQSIAYLTNLQSEVGTAIYNPGVWFSITSVVIMIAGTMFVMWLGERITDKGLGNGISLIIMVGIISRFPGSLFSEIGFKFDGKGGGLVIFLVEMFALISVIAIVIMLVQGTRKIPVNYAKRVQGNRQFGGMRQYLPMKVNATGVMPIIFAQALMFIPITVAQFLSDSDVGYFLRVFSDNTSLAYNLTFALLIIVFTYFYTAITVNPTQIADDLKKNNGFIPGIKPGKNTSEYIDNVMSRITLPGSLFLALVAIFPSIAIILGVNNQFADFFGGTSLLIMVGVVLDTLQQIESHLLMRHYDGFVKSGIKGRSVPQTPTM